GGTTTTTACGATCGAGCTGCCCTTCCATCCTGGAAAAACAACAAGCAGCCTTACTAACGCGCCTAAATTGTAAACCTAAATAGCCAACATGTCATCAACTATTCTGATCATCGACGACGAAGCTCCTATCCGGGAAGTCCTGTCCGGCATTTTAAGCGACGAGGGCTTTCATCCGCTCAGTGCCGCCTCTGCGGAAGAAGGCTTGGCCATGCTGGCGGAACAGGATGTCCACCTAGTATTGCTGGACATCTGGCTGCCGGGCATGGACGGTATAGCAGCCCTGGAAAAAATCAAGCAGGACGGCAATGATGTGCCGGTTATTATGATTTCCGGACACGGCACCATTGAGACCGCTGTCCAGGCAACCCGGATAGGTGCCTTTGATTTTATTGAAAAACCACTTTCTTACGACAAGATAATCCTTGCCATTAATCAGGGTCTACGTGTTGCCCGGCTTGAGCGGGAAAATAAGCTGTTGCGGGAATCCAAGCCTGCCGGATCGACCTCAGCCATTATCGGTGATTCAGCGGTTGTCAATCATCTCCGCCTACAGATAGAGCGGGTAGCCCCCACAGATGCCTCAGTACTCATCCTCGGCGGGCACGGCACGGGCAAAGAACTCGTTGCCCAAGCAATCCACACCCAATCAGACCGATCAGAAAGCCCTATGATCGAGGTTAATTGCGCGGCCATCCCGGAAGAACTGATCGAATCAGAACTCTTCGGCTATGAACAAGGGGCCTTTACCGGGGCGGACAAGGCCAAGAAAGGTAAATTTGACCAAGCGGACGGCTCCACCCTTTTTCTCGACGAAATAGGGGATATGAGTCTAAAAAGTCAGGCGAAAGTCCTACGTATCCTCCAGGAAAGAAAATTTGAACGGGTTGGCGGGACTAAAACCATTGAGGTGGATGTGCGGATTCTAGCAGCTACCAATAAAAATTTAGAGCAGGAGATTGAAGAGGGCAATTTTCGCGCAGATCTCTTTTATCGGCTCAACGTGGTGCCCATTCAGCTCCCTGACCTGAAGGAGCGTTTGGAAGATATCCCGATCTTGGTGGCAAGCTTTCTCGAACAATTTCGCAGCAAGGGGCTTGGCGAAAAACGCTTTGCCGGTGATGCCCTGAGCATGCTCATCCAGCATCCCTGGCCCGGCAATATCCGAGAGTTGCGCAATATGGTGGAGCGATTGATGATCATGATTCCTGGGGAGCTTATTACAGCTAAAGATGTGGCAGTCTTTCTCAACCCCGGTGCTTTTCAACCGCTGTCCGGCAGTTTTGAGGCAGGGTACAGTCATCTCGCTTTCAAGGACGCCCGCAAGCAGTTTGAGCACGATTACCTCAAGAAAAAACTTGAGGCAAATGAGGGCAATGTTTCCAGAACCGCTGAGAACATCGGGATGGAGCGGAGCCATTTGCATAAAAAGGTCAAGGCATTGGGGATCAAAGTTTGTTCGTAAGGGCGAACCCTATGTTCGCCCGGAATGTCCTGTCCGGTATACAACGGGCAGGCACAGGAGCTTGGCCGCTGCCGTTCTGCATCAAACACCATCCCTTACCCTGCCGAAATTTCATATCAAAAAAAATATCTCAAAAAATAGAGGAGAAAAGACATGGTCTTTCCTGAATATCGTCCCCGCCGTATGCGACAGAATGAAAACTTTCGCGCTTTGGTGCGTGAAACCCATCTTGCACCGGAACAGCTGGTCTATCCGCTCTTTGTCATGCCGGGTAAGGGCAAGCGGGAAGAGGTTTCTTCCATGCCCGGAGTTTTCCGCATTTCCGTGGATCAGCTGAAAAAAGAAGCGCAATCCTGCCTGGAAGTGGGTGTGCGCTCCGTGATCCTGTTCGGCCTGCCCGAGAAAAAAGACGCTATGGGCTCTGGTGCCCATGCTCAGAACGGTATTGTTCAGCAGGCGATTAAGGAGCTGAAGAACACGGCCCCGGACCTGACCGTGATCACCGATGTCTGTCTCTGTGAGTACACGGACCACGGCCATTGCGGCTGCTTGGTCGGGCAGGAAGTGGATAACGACACCACTCTGGAGCTGCTGGCCCGCACCGCCCTGTCCCATGCCAAGGCCGGTGCAGACATGGTTGCGCCTTCGGATATGATGGACGGCCGGGTGAGCGAGATTCGCAGCACCCTGGATGAAAACGATTTTTATAATGTGCCCATCATGTCCTATGCGGTCAAGTATGCCTCGGCCTTTTATGGCCCTTTTCGGGATGCTGCTGATTGTGCTCCCCAATTCGGCGACCGCCGCAGCTATCAGATGGACCCGGCCAACACCCGTGAGGCCCTGCGGGAAGCCACCTTGGACGTGGATGAAGGCGCGGATATCCTGATGGTTAAACCGGCGGTTGCTTATCTGGATATTATCAGCCGCATGCGGGATGAGTTCGACCTGCCCATTGCGGCCTATCATGTTAGTGGGGAGTATGCCATGATCAAGGCGGCAGCAGCGAATGGCTGGATTGATGAGGAAAGGGTTATGGCTGAGACCCTGCTCTCTATTCGCCGGGCTGGTGCGGATATTATTTTGACTTATTATGCTAAGGATATGGCTAGATTGTTACAAAAATAATCTTGACAGTATTTTTGACTTGGTAAGAGAAATCGGGAGCGGTTTAAAGGTGCTGTAGCTAAAGCCGCTCCGGATTTTCCATGATAGCACCCTAGAAAACCTTTTTTATTTCTACCGCTTATTTGGTAATGATATGAAAAAAAGGATATATAATGTCTAATCAGCACCTCGACCCCATTGACAAAGCATATGAAATTTTCAGCACCTTATTACCAGAGTTGAAAAATAATGCTGAATCAATAATAACAGAGCAAGATACAAGACTGAAAATTATCGATCCAATTTTCATAAAAGTTCTACAATGGGCACCGTTCAACATTTCAACTGAAGATCCAACGGGTGACGGTTTTATTGATTACAAATTTTCAATTAACGGTTTTTCTAAATTAATAGTAGAAGCCAAAAAAGATTCTGTACCACTTGGGCTGTCTAATCGTTCTCCTGCTAGACCATACAAGTTAAATGGTCCAGTCCTGTCAAAATCGCCTCAACCTCGTGGAGGCATCCTGCAAGCTATCCGCTATTGCGGCTCAAAGAATGCCGAGCTAGCCTGCGTTACAAACGGCAATGAATGGATAGTATTTCGAGGAAGCCGTCTTGGAGATGGTAAAGACACTTTAGAAGGTATTGGCTTTATATTTCCAAGTCTTGATGACATTAAGGAAAATTTTAAATTATTTTTTGACTTACTATCAAATACAGCAATAGAAAAATATGTTTATAGGGGGTATTTCCAAGAAGCTGAGGGGCAACCAATAAGGGCCAAGGCTTTCAGTAAAACGTTAAAACCTGTAGACGGCTATCGTTTACTGGAACAATCTGAATTATCAGTAGATATAAACAGTATAATGACAACATTTTTTCGTCGTCTTTCAGGAGTTGACGAAGAAGAAATGCTTGCAAAATGTTTTGTCGTAACCAAAGAAAGCCAAATTGCAGATAAACAGCTTATTAGAATCGCTGATGAATTAACAGTCAATATACATAACTTAGACACTAATGAGGGCAAAGCTCTTTCCCAAGCAATTGAACGTGTACAGCAAACTCAACGAAATGAGTTTGTGCTATTAATTGGTACAAAGGGTGCTGGTAAATCGACTTTTACAGAACGTTTCTTTAAATTTATCTTGCCTGATCGAATTAAAAAACACAGTATAGTCATCCGGTTAAATGTTGGAGAAAGCCCAGGAAACCCAACTACAATAATAGACTGGCTGAATGAGCATTTGCTTTCTTTAATAGAACAAAAGCTTTTTGGAGAATATGGGCCTAAGTATGAAGAAATACAGGGCATGTATTTTGATGAATACAAAAGATGGCTTCGTGGTCCACATAAATTTTTATACGAAAGAGACAAAGGAGAGTTTAAAGAGAAATTTGGCGAGCATATTGAAAAACTCAGATTAGAAAAACCTGAAGAATACATCAAACGTCTAATTCATCATATTGTTTCCTCACGAAAAAAAGTCCCATGCTTAGTTTTTGACAACACGGATCATTTCAGTATAGAGTTTCAAGAAATAATATTTCAATATGCAAGATCACTTTACGAGTCTGAACTATGTCTTATTTTGATTCCAATTACAGACAAAACTAGTTGGCAATTATCAAGACAAGGTGCTTTACAATCTTTTGACAGTGAATCTTTCTTCCTTCCTACCCCAACACCAAAAATTGTTCTTCATAAAAGAATATCCTTCCTTGAAGAAAAACTTTCTACCGAAAAACAAGAAAAAAAGACTGGATATTTTCTTGAAAGAGGAATTCGTCTTTCACTTGATGATATAAATGCTTTTGTTGTTTGCTTACAAAATGTTTTTTTGGAAACAGGAATGGTTGCCAAATGGATTGGTAATTTAGCAAATAATGATATTCGTCGTTGCTTACATTTGACACGAGATGTTGTGTCTTCTCCTTATTTACGAGTTGATGATCTTGTTAAAGCTTATTTGGCAAAAGCCTCTTTTCAGAGTTCAGAGATTAATATCAAACGTGCAATCATACGTAAAGGTTATAATTTTTATCCAACAGGGCAAAATGAATTTGTCCAAAATCTTTATTCTCTTACAACAGAAATTGAAACAACACCTTTATTATCACTAAGAATTTTACGCTTACTAAGAGACGCTAAGCATCATGATGCTGGTGGGCTCGAAGACTATGTGACTGTTGGGCAAGTATTGGATTACCTGCAAGCCATTGGTATAGAGAGAAGAGTCTCAACCTTATGCTTAGATGCATTGTTAAAATCAGGACTATGTTTGAGTTATGATCCAACAGTTACGGATATTACTTTTGTAAAGAAAGTGCAATTGTCACCTTCAGGTCTACAGCATTTAGTTTGGGGATCTTGGGACGAAACGTATATTGGATCAATGCTACAAGTTACACCTATATCTGACCAAGAGATACATCAAAAAATGTTAGAAGTTAAAGCTCGAAATGATTATCAAAGATGGCATGCTAGGATTGTTATTTTTCTCCAATATCTTATTGACGAAGATCAAGTATACACAAATGACATTGATCATCCAGCCTATAAGGGACAAAGAAAACTTATTTCAGCACTCAAGATTAAAATTAAACGGTTCAAGTGATTCCATATAGTTTCGCGCTGATACTGTCCGTATTAAATTTCATTCAATAAGGGGTAAAACCTATGCGCAAAACAGAACTCCTTGAAATAATCCACAACGGTGAGAACTCCGGAGTAGAGTTCAAACGGGATAACATCCGCCCGGAACAGCTGGCAAAAGAGATTGTAGCCCTGGCCAACCTCAAGGGAGGGTATATCCTGCTCGGCGTGGAGGACGACGGCACCGTCTCCGGCATTAACCGACCGGATATCCAGGAATGGGTACTGAATGTCTTCCGAGACAAGGTGCATCCCCATATTATCCCGTTTTACGAGGAAATACAGCTTGAAGGCTGCAAGGTCTCCGTGGTTTCCCTCTCCCCCGGCATTGCCAAACCCTACGTGCTCCGGCATAACGGCAGAGAAGATGTATACATCCGCATGGGCGACCGTTCCGAACTGGCCTCACGGGAGCAGCAGGTCCGTCTTTTTGAAAGCGGTGGTATGCTCCACGTTGAAACCCTACCCGTTGCCGGAACCTCAATAGATTCCTTGGACCTGGATCGGCTCAACTTCTATCTCGCCTCAATCATCGAAGACCCGGAAGTACCGGCCAACCAGGAACAGTGGATCGAACGCCTGCTCGGCCTCGGCCTCATGTCTGAAGACGGGCTGGGCAATACAGTCTGTTCCATTGCCGGGCTGGTTTGCTTCGGCATCCGTCCAAGGCGATACCTGCCCCAGGCTGGTCTGCGGGTCATGGCCTTTTCCGGTGGAGACAAGGAATACCAAGCCCGTCTGGACACCGTGCTTGACGGCCCGCTGGTGGGACGCTGGCGCATGGTGAATAAACATCGTGAGCTGGTTGACCGGGGAATGATTGAGCAATTTGCCGCAACCATCCATCCCTTTATTTCCTGCGAAGACGATGATATCGACGAAACCATGCGCCGGGGCAAAGAGATCTTCTACCCTGTCCAGGCCGTGCGGGAAACAGTGGTCAACGCCCTGGCTCATCGGGACTGGTCCCGATCCGTGGATATTGAAGTCAGCGGCTATGCAGATCGACTGGAGGTTATTAGCCCAGGTTCTCTGCAAAATTCCATGACTATCACCAAAATGATCGCTGGCCAGCGTTCTCCCCGCAATCCCTTGATCATGGAGATTCTGCGTGATTATGGCTACGTTGATGCCAGGGGCATGGGCGTGCGGACCAAGGTTATCCCCTTGATGCGCCTGCATAACGGGGTGGAACCTATTTTTGAAGCAAATGAGGATTATCTGAAGACCACCCTGCCACGAGGAAACGCAGTGCCTGAAAGCTGAGACCAAGCTCCTTGCTCACATTTTCCAATTTGACGAAACCAGCAATTTCCCGTATAGTGCCTGCATAATTTTTTACAAAACGACCTCATTAAAATCACCAACAGGTATGATTACTTTCTTTTATTTTTCTTACTGACTGTGCCGCAAGGAGCCGCCCCGGGTCGGGTGGACGAATCGCAGGCGCATTCCCCTCTTTTCTTCCTGAACCACACTCTCCGTAGAGTTTCAGCCCTTCAAGAAGCCATAGATGTGATCTCGCCTGCTCTTTTCAGGCCCATCAGGTTATTGAAGGATTGAAACAGTCTTTTCTGTTCAATCAATTTGTTCAATCATTTTTCTAGCTGCTGTCCACAATAAACAGGTTCTTTTGCCTATTGCTGTATAGGGAGAATGCCGTTTTCTGGAGCAGGAAATCGCTTCTCTGAGCAGAGGTCAAAATGGTCAAAGAACCGTTGTTGTCTTGGTCACCAGCTGAGTAAAAGATGAAACACCTCAGCAACAGAAACCAGAGAGAACCATGTCAGCGAAGAGCAATTCTGCAAACGTACCCCGAAGAGATTTCCTCAAAACTGCCGGAGCCGCCATGTTGGCGACCGCAATCCCCTGGAGCCAAGCTAACGCCCAAAACTTTGCTGGCCAGACCCTCCAGGTCTGGTCCTGCGGTGGGTTAGCCGAGGCCTTTATGCAGGCCAATCAACTCTACGAAAAGAAAACAGGGATCACCATCAGCTACACCGGCGCCTTTGCTGCGGCCTTGGGCAAATCACTGCTGGCCAACGGGCGGACAGAGGTCTTTGCCGGGCGGGTGCTGAAACTGGCTCAGAAGCTCCGAGCAGCCGACAAGATGGTCTTTTTCGAGCCCCTCTGTTTCACCCAGTACGTCATGATCACCCCTAAGGGTAATCCGGCCGGAATAGCAACGATCCAGGATTTGGCCCGCCCCGGTGTCAAGGTGGTTCTGGCACCGGATGCCTCGCCACCCGGCGGTGCTGCCGTCCTGAAACTGCTGGAGAAAACCGGGGTAAAAGAAGCGGCCTTGGCCAATGCCGTGGTCAAGGGTTCCTGCGTCCAGCAGATCATGACAAGTATTATCGACGGAACCGGTGATGTGGCTGTGGTGGAAAAAAGGCTCACCCAGATTCCTAATTTCAAGGGACAAACCGAGATCGTCCCCTTGCCGGACAACCAGCAGCCTCCTCCGCCTCTGCCCTTCACCATCGGGGTTATGAAGGGTGCCCATGACCCCGAATTGGCCCGTGATTATGTTGCCTTTATCCTCTCCGACCAAGGTCAAGCCTGCTTTGAGCGTCAGGGATTTATTCCGGCTCTCTCTGCCAAGGGACAGGAGCTCGTTGAAAAACTGGGGGTGAAAGATGTCTGAAAAAAAGAAAAA
This sequence is a window from Candidatus Electrothrix rattekaaiensis. Protein-coding genes within it:
- a CDS encoding substrate-binding domain-containing protein encodes the protein MSAKSNSANVPRRDFLKTAGAAMLATAIPWSQANAQNFAGQTLQVWSCGGLAEAFMQANQLYEKKTGITISYTGAFAAALGKSLLANGRTEVFAGRVLKLAQKLRAADKMVFFEPLCFTQYVMITPKGNPAGIATIQDLARPGVKVVLAPDASPPGGAAVLKLLEKTGVKEAALANAVVKGSCVQQIMTSIIDGTGDVAVVEKRLTQIPNFKGQTEIVPLPDNQQPPPPLPFTIGVMKGAHDPELARDYVAFILSDQGQACFERQGFIPALSAKGQELVEKLGVKDV
- a CDS encoding sigma-54 dependent transcriptional regulator; this encodes MSSTILIIDDEAPIREVLSGILSDEGFHPLSAASAEEGLAMLAEQDVHLVLLDIWLPGMDGIAALEKIKQDGNDVPVIMISGHGTIETAVQATRIGAFDFIEKPLSYDKIILAINQGLRVARLERENKLLRESKPAGSTSAIIGDSAVVNHLRLQIERVAPTDASVLILGGHGTGKELVAQAIHTQSDRSESPMIEVNCAAIPEELIESELFGYEQGAFTGADKAKKGKFDQADGSTLFLDEIGDMSLKSQAKVLRILQERKFERVGGTKTIEVDVRILAATNKNLEQEIEEGNFRADLFYRLNVVPIQLPDLKERLEDIPILVASFLEQFRSKGLGEKRFAGDALSMLIQHPWPGNIRELRNMVERLMIMIPGELITAKDVAVFLNPGAFQPLSGSFEAGYSHLAFKDARKQFEHDYLKKKLEANEGNVSRTAENIGMERSHLHKKVKALGIKVCS
- the hemB gene encoding porphobilinogen synthase, whose protein sequence is MVFPEYRPRRMRQNENFRALVRETHLAPEQLVYPLFVMPGKGKREEVSSMPGVFRISVDQLKKEAQSCLEVGVRSVILFGLPEKKDAMGSGAHAQNGIVQQAIKELKNTAPDLTVITDVCLCEYTDHGHCGCLVGQEVDNDTTLELLARTALSHAKAGADMVAPSDMMDGRVSEIRSTLDENDFYNVPIMSYAVKYASAFYGPFRDAADCAPQFGDRRSYQMDPANTREALREATLDVDEGADILMVKPAVAYLDIISRMRDEFDLPIAAYHVSGEYAMIKAAAANGWIDEERVMAETLLSIRRAGADIILTYYAKDMARLLQK
- a CDS encoding putative DNA binding domain-containing protein; amino-acid sequence: MRKTELLEIIHNGENSGVEFKRDNIRPEQLAKEIVALANLKGGYILLGVEDDGTVSGINRPDIQEWVLNVFRDKVHPHIIPFYEEIQLEGCKVSVVSLSPGIAKPYVLRHNGREDVYIRMGDRSELASREQQVRLFESGGMLHVETLPVAGTSIDSLDLDRLNFYLASIIEDPEVPANQEQWIERLLGLGLMSEDGLGNTVCSIAGLVCFGIRPRRYLPQAGLRVMAFSGGDKEYQARLDTVLDGPLVGRWRMVNKHRELVDRGMIEQFAATIHPFISCEDDDIDETMRRGKEIFYPVQAVRETVVNALAHRDWSRSVDIEVSGYADRLEVISPGSLQNSMTITKMIAGQRSPRNPLIMEILRDYGYVDARGMGVRTKVIPLMRLHNGVEPIFEANEDYLKTTLPRGNAVPES
- a CDS encoding AAA family ATPase, with product MSNQHLDPIDKAYEIFSTLLPELKNNAESIITEQDTRLKIIDPIFIKVLQWAPFNISTEDPTGDGFIDYKFSINGFSKLIVEAKKDSVPLGLSNRSPARPYKLNGPVLSKSPQPRGGILQAIRYCGSKNAELACVTNGNEWIVFRGSRLGDGKDTLEGIGFIFPSLDDIKENFKLFFDLLSNTAIEKYVYRGYFQEAEGQPIRAKAFSKTLKPVDGYRLLEQSELSVDINSIMTTFFRRLSGVDEEEMLAKCFVVTKESQIADKQLIRIADELTVNIHNLDTNEGKALSQAIERVQQTQRNEFVLLIGTKGAGKSTFTERFFKFILPDRIKKHSIVIRLNVGESPGNPTTIIDWLNEHLLSLIEQKLFGEYGPKYEEIQGMYFDEYKRWLRGPHKFLYERDKGEFKEKFGEHIEKLRLEKPEEYIKRLIHHIVSSRKKVPCLVFDNTDHFSIEFQEIIFQYARSLYESELCLILIPITDKTSWQLSRQGALQSFDSESFFLPTPTPKIVLHKRISFLEEKLSTEKQEKKTGYFLERGIRLSLDDINAFVVCLQNVFLETGMVAKWIGNLANNDIRRCLHLTRDVVSSPYLRVDDLVKAYLAKASFQSSEINIKRAIIRKGYNFYPTGQNEFVQNLYSLTTEIETTPLLSLRILRLLRDAKHHDAGGLEDYVTVGQVLDYLQAIGIERRVSTLCLDALLKSGLCLSYDPTVTDITFVKKVQLSPSGLQHLVWGSWDETYIGSMLQVTPISDQEIHQKMLEVKARNDYQRWHARIVIFLQYLIDEDQVYTNDIDHPAYKGQRKLISALKIKIKRFK